The Maridesulfovibrio zosterae DSM 11974 genome contains a region encoding:
- a CDS encoding cyclic nucleotide-binding domain-containing protein — MIARTSPSLRSFHKGKIIFSEGQESKVAYMIKSGTVDIFRKIDRNKTVLATLRRGDIFGEMALLTDQKRTASAEASSFCELVVLTEELMNKLLAASPGTIKKIVDLLAKRVVATGGKSCSEESDSFIALSTILDLAYKEYAYTPKNKQAAIPNYSRGLSVKSFTETVKSLAMFSTLEIESFLETVYKLRLIDMKNIKKSDKGAFADKYILINNISQFMTSLRSLYKQMKEIGASVDSRMSYMTFSDLAAKTGTTPELVYKKLIKEEMPETLVFFDREKAVEWSKDKDEKFFKKFKRPRKALEDLENVDDLIFIDNPSLKTVFEGYDFYKISVLFSAADKQNKEKIVRNVGRKMAKILLSESSRDRSATDPEVIECCDEIFDAVRKLKGAS, encoded by the coding sequence ATGATTGCAAGAACTTCACCTAGCTTACGCAGTTTTCATAAGGGTAAAATTATTTTCTCCGAAGGGCAGGAAAGTAAAGTTGCCTATATGATAAAAAGTGGAACTGTTGATATTTTTCGTAAAATAGACAGAAATAAAACAGTACTCGCTACTCTTCGAAGAGGGGATATCTTTGGAGAAATGGCTCTGTTAACTGATCAGAAGCGTACCGCCAGTGCGGAAGCTTCCAGTTTTTGCGAGCTTGTAGTGCTCACTGAAGAATTGATGAATAAATTACTTGCAGCCTCGCCGGGTACTATTAAAAAAATAGTTGATTTACTGGCTAAAAGAGTTGTGGCCACAGGAGGAAAATCCTGTAGCGAAGAAAGTGACTCTTTCATTGCTTTGTCTACTATACTTGATCTTGCTTATAAAGAATATGCATATACGCCGAAGAACAAACAGGCGGCGATTCCAAATTACTCCAGAGGTCTTTCTGTAAAATCATTTACCGAAACTGTAAAAAGTCTTGCAATGTTTTCTACTTTGGAAATCGAATCTTTTCTTGAAACTGTCTACAAGCTTCGTTTGATAGATATGAAGAATATTAAGAAAAGTGATAAAGGTGCTTTTGCAGATAAGTATATATTAATCAATAATATAAGTCAGTTTATGACTTCATTACGAAGCTTGTATAAACAGATGAAAGAAATCGGTGCGAGTGTTGATTCTCGTATGAGTTATATGACGTTTTCTGATTTAGCAGCTAAAACCGGAACAACTCCTGAACTTGTTTATAAGAAGCTTATAAAAGAGGAGATGCCGGAAACTCTGGTCTTTTTTGACAGGGAAAAAGCTGTAGAGTGGAGCAAAGATAAAGATGAGAAATTCTTTAAGAAATTTAAGCGTCCACGGAAGGCTTTGGAAGATCTTGAGAATGTTGATGACCTGATTTTTATCGATAACCCTTCACTTAAGACTGTTTTTGAAGGGTATGATTTTTATAAAATTTCAGTGTTGTTTTCAGCGGCAGATAAACAGAATAAAGAAAAAATTGTTCGCAATGTCGGACGTAAAATGGCTAAAATTCTACTTAGTGAATCTTCTCGTGATCGATCTGCAACAGATCCTGAGGTTATTGAGTGCTGTGATGAAATTTTTGATGCTGTTCGAAAACTTAAAGGGGCAAGCTAA
- a CDS encoding TVP38/TMEM64 family protein, translated as MKKKIFILIFLVLVATLFFAFDLDRFFTLEYIKNSRQEFQIFYDQQPVFTVFLFFITYVTVVGTNLPGATILGLAGGALFGFSIAVVTISFASSIGATIACFFSRNLFRDYVQRKFGDRLDKVNKGIEEEGAFYLFSMRLIPAIPFVAINLLMGLTPMKLRTFYWVSQIGMLPGTMVYVNAGSELGKIDSLAGIIQPGLIISFVILGFFPLMVKKAVAFVKARRSV; from the coding sequence ATGAAAAAGAAAATATTCATACTAATTTTTTTGGTACTTGTGGCAACACTCTTTTTTGCCTTTGATTTAGACAGATTCTTTACTCTTGAATATATAAAAAATTCTCGTCAAGAATTTCAAATTTTTTATGATCAACAGCCTGTATTTACGGTTTTTTTGTTTTTTATAACTTACGTTACAGTTGTCGGTACAAACCTGCCCGGAGCAACTATTCTTGGGCTAGCCGGCGGGGCATTATTTGGTTTTTCAATTGCCGTGGTGACTATTTCTTTTGCCAGTTCAATCGGAGCAACTATTGCCTGTTTTTTTTCACGTAATTTATTTCGTGATTATGTACAGCGCAAATTTGGGGATAGACTGGATAAAGTTAACAAAGGGATTGAGGAAGAGGGGGCATTTTATCTGTTTTCTATGCGCCTTATTCCGGCAATTCCATTTGTTGCGATCAATTTGTTGATGGGTCTTACGCCCATGAAGCTTAGAACTTTTTACTGGGTTTCACAAATTGGCATGTTGCCTGGAACCATGGTCTACGTTAATGCTGGTAGTGAATTAGGAAAGATTGATTCTCTTGCTGGTATTATTCAGCCTGGCTTGATTATTTCTTTTGTGATTTTGGGATTTTTTCCTTTGATGGTTAAAAAGGCAGTAGCTTTTGTCAAAGCCCGCCGAAGTGTGTAG
- a CDS encoding PEP/pyruvate-binding domain-containing protein, translated as MAGKKDKSGSTKKEDNTAPQKSQATKQLESKLVLTGADIVKIGEEAELLVGGKNYNTALISQVEGIRSPQFRAISSIAFHKLLDETKVHASVVRAVVDTEYNAVDWGSEEVNSDSEFLQKFVRSIAQVIKEEASKHTETQIQLRTFINNVVEGFATSPEGIDQLRKRSVLVQSAILSVELPSEVDKAVKEAYLAICKDAGLENEPVAVRSSAAGEDSRKKAFAGLQDTYLNIFGEDCCSEAYHWDCASAYNLRSMTYRREAILDAVTLAENTGDASIAETAKLEWAIENTSLSVCIMRMINPVISGTAFSADTATGCRGTDRRDLVSIDASYGLGEAVVGGMVTPDKFYVFQRDDGSEVVVRNMGSKDKKIVYSEKGGTKVEKVQPGAVYRWALSLAQAEEVAKGVRSISKAYDDMIMDTEFCLDAADRLWFVQARPETRWNEEFELHPNSIFMRRLEVNPKELESAEVVIEGNGASRGAGQGTVKFLRSALELNKIHKGDILAAERTDPDMVPGMRIAAGILADVGGDTSHAAITSRELGIPAIIGIQRLEIIRSLDGQEITVDGSRGRVYRGLLPLIEVGGTINTAELPVTKTKVGLILADVGQSLFLSRLREVPDFEVGLLRAEFMLGNVGVHPLALEAYDNGSLDKLVQEKLDELDARLTSVMKAQLDSGLISLNVKFREYVGALTGMTEEMDSLANADTARGTEEVLAMHRKLRELDKKLDHYLEHATEGLYTLKTSVKIEDHLKAVLGVHADEYADSKFIYKRTESLDELPDMLEKAKKNPMVLEYIEKIKDLREEVALKMGLKSEMDEVTNLRQRISDILRTRGLRTGKENYIQTLSQGLALFAMAFYGKDIVYRTTDFKTNEYHNLLGGLLFEHHEDNPMLGYRGVSRNIHDWELEAFKLARGVFGGKNLHIMLPFVRTIEEARSMKRYLSQVHHLESGKDGLKLILMAEIPSNAVLSKEFIKEVDGFSIGSNDMTQLVLGTDRDNSSLQHIYDEEDPAVVWAILSTIFTGQKFGKKIGFCGQGVSNSVILRGVVCIAGIVSASVVPDTYLQTKLDMAAVEAENIKVSELGKWISDRHFEKLAALMEANGYKHIIKKYKTPEDLEDWYEGEIRRLNEQFRDNMDTPKEDFYRQEMDTFRGTFHKPVIYSSWDWSQTVEDAMHHAGFATYEEQEKALQVQRSKQW; from the coding sequence ATGGCAGGTAAGAAGGATAAGTCCGGCTCCACTAAAAAAGAGGACAATACTGCTCCTCAAAAGTCACAGGCAACGAAGCAGCTTGAAAGTAAGCTGGTTCTTACCGGTGCTGATATTGTTAAAATCGGTGAAGAAGCTGAGCTTCTGGTTGGCGGTAAGAACTATAATACAGCATTGATAAGTCAGGTTGAAGGCATTCGGTCGCCTCAGTTCAGAGCGATTTCTTCTATTGCATTTCATAAATTGCTTGATGAAACAAAGGTCCATGCAAGTGTCGTCAGGGCCGTTGTGGACACTGAATATAATGCTGTCGACTGGGGAAGTGAAGAAGTTAATAGTGACAGTGAATTTTTACAGAAATTTGTGCGCTCAATTGCACAGGTTATTAAAGAAGAAGCCAGTAAACATACTGAGACTCAGATTCAGCTTAGAACTTTTATTAATAACGTAGTAGAAGGCTTTGCTACTTCACCTGAAGGTATTGACCAACTGCGTAAAAGGTCTGTGCTGGTTCAGAGTGCGATTCTTTCTGTCGAATTGCCTAGTGAAGTAGATAAGGCTGTTAAAGAAGCATATCTGGCAATTTGTAAAGATGCAGGTCTTGAAAATGAACCTGTCGCAGTCCGTTCCTCAGCCGCTGGTGAAGATAGCCGTAAGAAGGCTTTTGCCGGATTACAGGATACTTATCTTAATATTTTCGGCGAAGATTGCTGCTCTGAAGCCTACCATTGGGATTGTGCCTCTGCGTACAACCTGCGAAGCATGACTTATCGCCGTGAAGCTATCCTTGATGCTGTGACTCTGGCAGAAAATACTGGAGATGCTTCAATTGCTGAAACTGCCAAGCTGGAATGGGCAATTGAAAATACATCGCTTTCTGTATGCATCATGCGCATGATTAACCCAGTCATTTCAGGTACTGCTTTCAGTGCTGATACTGCAACCGGCTGTCGTGGTACTGACCGCAGAGACCTTGTATCCATTGATGCCAGCTACGGACTTGGTGAAGCTGTTGTCGGCGGTATGGTTACTCCTGATAAATTTTATGTTTTTCAGCGTGATGACGGCTCAGAAGTTGTTGTCCGTAATATGGGCAGTAAAGATAAAAAGATTGTATATAGTGAGAAGGGTGGTACCAAAGTAGAAAAAGTACAGCCCGGTGCTGTTTACCGCTGGGCTTTGTCTCTTGCTCAGGCTGAAGAAGTCGCCAAGGGTGTTCGTTCTATCAGTAAAGCTTATGATGATATGATTATGGACACTGAGTTCTGCCTAGATGCAGCTGACCGTTTATGGTTTGTTCAGGCTCGCCCTGAGACTCGCTGGAATGAAGAATTTGAGCTTCATCCTAATTCCATTTTCATGCGTAGACTTGAGGTTAACCCTAAGGAGCTTGAGTCTGCTGAAGTTGTCATTGAAGGAAACGGAGCTTCACGCGGTGCCGGGCAGGGAACAGTTAAGTTTCTGCGTTCAGCCCTGGAACTTAACAAGATTCATAAGGGCGATATTCTTGCTGCCGAGCGTACCGACCCGGATATGGTCCCAGGTATGCGTATTGCCGCAGGTATTCTTGCAGACGTTGGTGGCGATACCAGTCACGCAGCAATTACCTCTCGTGAGCTGGGTATCCCCGCCATTATTGGTATTCAGCGTCTTGAGATAATCAGGTCACTTGATGGGCAGGAGATTACTGTTGATGGTTCAAGAGGCCGGGTCTATCGCGGTTTGTTGCCTCTTATTGAGGTCGGCGGGACAATCAACACTGCAGAACTTCCCGTAACTAAAACCAAGGTCGGCCTTATTTTGGCGGATGTAGGACAATCTTTGTTCCTGTCACGCCTCAGAGAAGTTCCCGATTTTGAAGTCGGTCTGCTCCGGGCTGAATTTATGCTTGGCAACGTTGGTGTTCATCCTCTGGCTTTGGAAGCATATGATAATGGAAGTCTGGATAAGCTTGTTCAGGAAAAGCTTGATGAACTGGATGCACGGCTCACTTCTGTAATGAAGGCTCAGCTTGATTCAGGACTTATTTCGTTAAATGTTAAGTTTAGGGAATATGTCGGCGCTCTTACCGGTATGACTGAAGAGATGGATTCTCTTGCAAATGCAGATACAGCCCGTGGCACAGAAGAAGTTCTTGCCATGCACCGCAAGCTTAGAGAGCTTGATAAGAAACTTGATCATTATCTTGAGCACGCCACAGAGGGACTCTATACTCTTAAAACTTCAGTAAAGATTGAAGACCATTTGAAAGCTGTTCTCGGTGTTCATGCTGATGAGTATGCTGATTCAAAATTTATCTATAAACGTACTGAATCATTGGACGAGCTTCCAGATATGCTTGAGAAAGCCAAGAAGAATCCAATGGTTCTTGAATATATTGAAAAGATTAAAGATCTTCGTGAAGAAGTTGCCCTTAAAATGGGGCTTAAATCTGAAATGGATGAAGTTACAAATCTCAGGCAACGTATTAGCGATATCCTTCGCACACGTGGTCTAAGAACTGGTAAAGAAAACTATATTCAGACTCTTTCACAGGGGCTTGCACTGTTTGCAATGGCTTTTTATGGAAAGGATATTGTATACAGAACCACTGATTTTAAGACCAATGAGTATCACAACCTGCTAGGCGGACTGCTTTTTGAGCATCATGAAGATAACCCGATGCTTGGTTATCGTGGTGTTTCCAGAAATATTCATGACTGGGAACTTGAAGCATTCAAGCTGGCCCGTGGCGTATTCGGCGGTAAAAATCTGCACATCATGCTTCCCTTTGTCAGAACGATTGAAGAAGCACGCAGCATGAAACGTTATCTTTCACAGGTTCATCACCTTGAATCCGGTAAGGATGGCCTCAAGCTGATATTGATGGCAGAAATTCCAAGTAACGCTGTTCTCAGTAAAGAGTTTATTAAAGAAGTTGATGGATTTTCCATTGGTTCTAATGACATGACTCAGCTGGTACTTGGTACAGACCGTGATAATTCCAGTCTTCAGCATATTTATGATGAAGAAGATCCTGCGGTTGTCTGGGCTATTCTTTCAACCATTTTCACCGGTCAGAAGTTCGGCAAGAAGATTGGTTTTTGCGGGCAGGGTGTTTCTAACAGCGTTATTTTGCGCGGAGTTGTCTGCATTGCCGGTATTGTTTCGGCTTCTGTTGTGCCTGATACTTATCTTCAGACTAAGCTTGATATGGCTGCTGTTGAAGCGGAAAATATCAAGGTCAGTGAACTTGGTAAATGGATTAGCGACAGGCATTTTGAAAAACTTGCAGCGCTGATGGAAGCCAACGGATATAAGCATATCATCAAGAAGTATAAGACTCCTGAAGATCTTGAAGACTGGTATGAAGGTGAAATAAGAAGACTCAATGAACAGTTCCGTGATAACATGGATACACCTAAAGAAGACTTTTACAGACAGGAAATGGATACCTTCAGGGGCACATTTCATAAGCCGGTAATTTACTCTTCATGGGATTGGAGTCAGACTGTTGAAGATGCTATGCATCATGCAGGTTTTGCGACTTATGAAGAACAGGAAAAAGCTCTTCAGGTTCAGCGGTCAAAACAGTGGTAA
- a CDS encoding Crp/Fnr family transcriptional regulator, whose amino-acid sequence MSPQKPLSKTYNKGDIIFREGDSGNLAYMIQSGSVNIVKNIKGKQSVLATLGPGEIFGEMAIISKSPRVAGAEAASECTLMVLTARLILLLLQKSHPTVFHLTRILASRLAAANRTLSENRSENSWMTFCRLLHMEHRIFMTSPREEKLLGIDFTVFCKRLVEITNMPQSEIDRFVKSAIGFNMLSLNKMSKCTFVSVTDPDNFLDIAENLSGDINKFGGKVSLADYMDIDDFAAMVDSDPEMIYKKIGVGEFPEDICVLHKDATIKWAEKKGVQYFKETRRKRKSIDELEGLEDIIFVDIGTLKQVFKKLGYYKLGILLAIAEEDAKKRIQMSISKKIVAAIMKDAKSPDSINQSEADDVEEELIEMIREIKSNSTE is encoded by the coding sequence ATGAGTCCTCAAAAACCTTTGTCCAAAACATATAATAAAGGTGATATTATTTTCCGCGAAGGAGATAGTGGAAACCTTGCATATATGATTCAGTCAGGATCAGTTAATATTGTCAAGAATATTAAGGGTAAGCAGAGCGTTTTAGCTACACTTGGTCCTGGAGAAATTTTCGGTGAAATGGCTATTATTTCAAAATCTCCCAGAGTTGCAGGAGCAGAGGCAGCATCAGAATGTACTCTGATGGTGCTGACTGCGCGCCTGATTCTTCTTTTACTGCAGAAAAGTCATCCAACCGTATTTCACCTGACTAGAATTCTGGCTTCACGTCTTGCTGCTGCTAACCGCACTTTATCTGAAAATCGCAGCGAAAATTCATGGATGACTTTCTGTCGTCTGCTCCATATGGAGCATCGCATATTTATGACCAGCCCACGTGAAGAAAAACTTCTGGGTATTGATTTCACAGTTTTTTGTAAGAGGTTGGTTGAAATTACCAATATGCCGCAAAGTGAGATTGATAGGTTTGTAAAATCTGCAATTGGCTTTAATATGCTTTCGTTGAACAAAATGTCTAAATGCACATTTGTCAGCGTTACTGATCCGGATAATTTTTTAGATATAGCTGAGAATCTTTCAGGTGATATCAACAAGTTTGGCGGAAAGGTAAGTCTTGCTGATTATATGGATATTGATGATTTTGCAGCTATGGTCGATTCTGATCCTGAGATGATTTATAAGAAAATAGGTGTTGGAGAATTTCCTGAAGATATTTGTGTTCTGCACAAAGATGCCACAATAAAATGGGCTGAAAAAAAAGGTGTTCAATATTTTAAAGAAACCAGACGTAAACGCAAATCAATCGATGAACTTGAAGGTTTGGAAGATATTATATTTGTTGATATTGGAACGTTGAAACAAGTTTTTAAAAAACTTGGATATTACAAGCTTGGAATTTTGCTCGCGATTGCAGAGGAAGATGCCAAAAAACGTATCCAAATGTCCATATCGAAGAAAATTGTCGCTGCGATTATGAAAGATGCAAAATCACCAGATTCAATTAATCAAAGTGAAGCTGATGATGTGGAAGAAGAACTCATTGAGATGATCAGAGAGATAAAGTCAAACAGCACAGAATAA
- a CDS encoding polynucleotide adenylyltransferase: protein MITNNKNIKTLLVGGAVRDLLLGKKPHDFDFLIARGTADEFISEFPAAHPVGKSYEIFFMKGFEFSLPRLRGKTTGETIDLDLCSRDFTVNSFAIDEDGELYCHPDALEDITNKTLRLCFAQSFKEDPLRVFRVATFLARFPDFTPNADLLLKMREASSQGWLAGIAPDRIGVELRKALAASQPGNFIRILSETDCLEPWFSEFSNSDEIPAGPSPFHDKTVLGHTAEMMDKVAGDSITCWMAMCHDLGKTLTAKNKLPSHHGHDKSGIAPALKLGRRLLLPTKFIQAGEIAAKLHMKAGNYMELRPATKVDLLMKLHVNGLLENMISLTHADRGEDVMKSATSELAEILKVSLPVEDRNLGPKSGEKLRSLRSLRLKSFRRGNNWQNLLK from the coding sequence ATGATAACAAATAATAAAAATATAAAAACCCTACTAGTTGGTGGAGCTGTACGAGATCTGCTGCTCGGAAAAAAACCGCATGATTTTGATTTTTTAATTGCCCGTGGCACAGCTGACGAATTTATTTCTGAATTTCCTGCAGCCCATCCCGTAGGAAAGTCATACGAAATTTTTTTTATGAAGGGATTTGAATTTTCGCTTCCCCGCTTACGAGGCAAAACAACTGGAGAAACAATTGATCTTGATCTCTGCTCACGAGACTTTACTGTAAACAGTTTTGCCATTGATGAAGATGGCGAACTTTACTGTCATCCTGACGCACTGGAAGATATCACAAACAAGACCCTGCGCCTATGTTTTGCCCAGTCTTTCAAGGAAGACCCTCTTCGGGTTTTCAGAGTGGCAACATTTCTTGCCAGATTCCCGGATTTCACTCCTAATGCAGACTTGCTACTCAAAATGCGTGAAGCTTCATCCCAAGGATGGCTGGCAGGCATAGCTCCCGACAGAATAGGTGTAGAGCTACGTAAAGCACTTGCAGCCTCACAGCCAGGAAATTTTATCAGAATACTCAGTGAAACAGACTGTCTGGAACCATGGTTTTCAGAGTTCAGCAATTCCGATGAGATTCCGGCCGGTCCCTCACCGTTTCACGACAAAACAGTTCTTGGTCATACTGCTGAAATGATGGATAAGGTTGCCGGGGACAGCATTACCTGCTGGATGGCTATGTGCCATGATCTTGGCAAAACACTTACCGCAAAGAATAAGCTACCATCCCACCATGGCCATGATAAATCAGGAATTGCTCCAGCACTGAAACTGGGCCGACGTCTGCTGCTGCCGACAAAATTTATACAGGCAGGCGAGATTGCAGCAAAGCTGCATATGAAAGCCGGAAACTATATGGAACTTCGCCCTGCAACAAAAGTGGATCTTTTGATGAAACTGCATGTAAACGGGTTACTGGAAAATATGATCAGTCTTACTCACGCAGACAGAGGAGAAGATGTTATGAAATCTGCAACGTCTGAACTGGCAGAGATACTGAAAGTATCCCTGCCGGTTGAAGATCGTAATTTAGGACCGAAATCAGGTGAAAAGCTGCGTTCACTGCGCTCTTTGCGTCTGAAATCTTTTCGCAGAGGCAATAACTGGCAGAATCTACTCAAATAA
- a CDS encoding biotin--[acetyl-CoA-carboxylase] ligase — MITRITIINGKDSSPLPRTTPEQLFQAHPLWARDIEHFGPWNSEDDEYRTYSTWLSGSRTGVPVAICGSCISSLDVAWRLHALEDLPDWGSVIALEQNTGRGQVRREWISPPGNIYGTVKWPALPVGEPGEARPVWNRILPLIVGYLTCNALKDIGVNTQLKWPNDILIDGKKAGGILIEERGGTVMVGIGLNVANAPEREQLRVDHAVPAGRINTEEMQLGPLETWIELIKYFKKNFDSIVSSQDADSFLYELADQLVWFGKEVKIVDGPDGVDRGVICGLRSDGGLVVDKDGVKHEIYSGSVMPL, encoded by the coding sequence ATGATTACAAGAATTACCATTATCAACGGTAAAGACAGCAGTCCTCTCCCTAGAACAACTCCTGAACAATTATTTCAAGCACATCCTCTGTGGGCCCGGGATATAGAGCATTTTGGACCATGGAATAGCGAGGATGATGAATATCGCACGTATTCTACCTGGTTATCCGGCTCCAGAACTGGTGTACCTGTAGCAATATGCGGATCTTGTATTTCCAGCCTTGATGTTGCGTGGAGATTACACGCTCTTGAAGATCTTCCTGATTGGGGTAGTGTTATTGCTCTGGAGCAGAACACCGGTCGTGGTCAGGTTCGGCGTGAATGGATTTCACCTCCCGGTAATATCTACGGTACTGTTAAATGGCCTGCTTTGCCTGTCGGAGAACCGGGGGAAGCCCGTCCTGTGTGGAATCGTATTCTTCCATTGATTGTCGGTTATCTCACATGTAATGCTCTTAAAGATATAGGCGTTAATACACAGCTTAAATGGCCTAATGATATTTTGATTGATGGTAAGAAGGCTGGTGGAATTCTTATTGAGGAGCGTGGTGGAACCGTTATGGTCGGAATCGGCCTTAACGTTGCCAACGCACCTGAAAGAGAACAATTACGAGTCGATCATGCCGTTCCTGCAGGACGTATAAATACTGAAGAAATGCAGCTTGGTCCTCTTGAAACATGGATTGAGCTTATTAAGTATTTCAAGAAAAATTTTGACAGTATTGTCTCTTCACAGGATGCAGACAGTTTTCTGTATGAACTCGCAGATCAGCTGGTCTGGTTTGGTAAAGAGGTCAAAATTGTCGATGGACCGGACGGAGTTGACCGTGGAGTTATTTGCGGGCTTCGTTCTGATGGCGGACTTGTCGTCGATAAGGACGGCGTGAAGCATGAAATTTATTCAGGATCGGTTATGCCTCTCTAA